The nucleotide window CCCCTTCGGTGATGCCTTCCGCCATGGCTAAGGCGTCGTCGATCTCGGGCAGCACCCGGGTGCGCACCTCGGTGACGGAACACTGGAACAGCGCCTCTTTGCCCGCCAGATGGGCTGCGGAATAGCTTTCCGGGAAGGAGACCTTCACATCCCGGTTTTCACCCGGCGCGATGCCGATGAGTTGATCCTCGAAGCCGGGAATGAAACGTCCACTGCCCAGTTCCAGCACATAGCCTTCCGCCTCGCCTCCCGGGAACGGTTCGTCATCGACGAATCCCTTGAAGTTCAGCACCACCTGATCTCCCGAAGCGGCCTGACGACCCTCCACCGCCTCGTAGCGGGCGCGGCGTTCCCGTACCTGTTCCAAGGCGGCGGCCACGTCCGCGTCCGTCACTTCGGCGACGGGGCGGGTGAGGGCCATTTCCCGGTATCCTTCGGCCTTGACCTCGGGCATGATCTGCATGGTGACCGTGAACACGAACGGTTGACCCCGGGTGACCGGCTGTTCGCTGTTGAATTCCGGATCATCCGCCGGGCGCAGATTTTGCCCCTTCACGGCCTTGTTCAGACCCTCATGCATCAGCCGTTCCATCACCGCCTGGGCGAGATGATCCTTGAAGCGTGTCTCCAGATGTTTTCTGGGGGTTTTGCCAGGACGGAATCCTGGCAGCTTGACGCTTCCGGCCAGACGTTGGAGTTCCAGATCCAGCGATTGATTGACCTGCTCGGCCTCCACGCGCACCGTGATGGTGCGATCCAAGGCGCCGGTTTCCTCGACAGTGACTTCCATGACATCCCCGATATGGTTGCGGTTTGCGAATCGAAAAAAGATACCCCCCGTCCGTGTCGAAAAGCAATCCTTCCCGCCGGATGAGGGATATTGGACCCTCAGGATTCAGGGTCGGGTTCCCGGGAGGCCAGGAGATTGGCCAAACGGTTGATGTTGGCCAGGGAGATCAGATGGGAATAGATCCATCCCAGCTCTCCGGAACGAAACAGCTCCATCGCCTTGGGTTCTTCCAGGGCGAGCAATTTTTTTTCATCCACGGCCAACAGTCCCTGCATGGCGAACTTCTGACCGCCGGTCGTCTCCACCCGGGCCGACAGGTTCACCAGCAGTTCCAGTTCTTGCAGACGCTGGATGAAGATTTCGGTGCGTCGGAAACCCTCCTGGCATTCCTGAAGAAAACGGATGGTGTTGTTCATCAGAAGGGAAGGCTCTCCGCTTTCCGTGAAGAGCGATTCGCCGGTTTCCGTGTTGAATCCGGGATAGGTGGCGTCCAGACAGACGGCCCACTGATCCGGATCCGCGCCGCTTTCCGCCAGGATGAAGGGATAACGGCGCACAAAGGCCGGCACATAATGGGCATTCCAGCGGGCATCCGCACCGATGAACAGATTTTCGTCGGCCCGCACCCCCAGCAGCGCCGCAGCCAGGATTCCCCCTGTGTTGGCCTGAATGAACACAATCGGATACTCCTTGGCCGCGTGATGGAACTCCGGTCCCGCCAGGGGTACCGAATTGGCCCGGGCGGCGAACGACAGATCGGCACGGCTGACATCCAGCCGCAGGTTCTGGTGATGTTCCTTGCGGATCGGTTCTGGGCGGCCATAAAACATGACTTGAGACATGGTGTCAAGAATCCTGTGATCGTTTAGAGTGGTCCAACCGTCAATCGGCATGGACGGCTCTTGGGGTTTCCGGGAGCATCCTTTCGCTAGTGCAGCACACGGCCTCCTTCGGGGGAGGTGACCGACGGGGTGAAGCCTGGAGTCAGGTGCAATTCCAGTTGCCATTCCGCCGAGGCCACGGCGTCGGCCAACAGTTTGCAAAAAGCGTGCAGAAGCTGCGTATCCATGGCCAACTCGATGCCATACCCTTGTTCCGGGTGCAGGTGGAGCATGCGGATCTGATCCTGACCCGGTACGGCGGCGATGCGGGCGTGGGCCGCCAGAATCGGTTGTTGTCCCAACGGCATCACCTTGGAGGGGGACTCCTCGAAGGGCGCCTTGAAGTCCGTGGCGGCGGTGGCGTGTTCGTGCATGAACTCCAGCATGGCCGCCCGTACCGTCTGGTCGCCCACTCCGGTGAGGTGGGTGTGGTGTTCCAGGGTCTGGCGCAGCGCGGGCCAGAGCCGTTGCACGAAACGACGGGTCAGCCAGAAACGGAACTCCATGGCATCGGTGGTGTTGATCCGCAACAAGAGACGGTCTTCCACCGGGGCGTAAGCGGCCTGCAATTGATGGACCTTGCCCAGTCCCATGGTGTGCTCCGTCACGGGACCAGTGCGCCCGAGCAGGAGGAGCCGGCTCCGGCGGTACAGGCCAGACAGTGGTCGCCGGTGGCGATGGATCGGGTCGTGGGGGTGGC belongs to Magnetococcales bacterium and includes:
- a CDS encoding SapC family protein; the protein is MSQVMFYGRPEPIRKEHHQNLRLDVSRADLSFAARANSVPLAGPEFHHAAKEYPIVFIQANTGGILAAALLGVRADENLFIGADARWNAHYVPAFVRRYPFILAESGADPDQWAVCLDATYPGFNTETGESLFTESGEPSLLMNNTIRFLQECQEGFRRTEIFIQRLQELELLVNLSARVETTGGQKFAMQGLLAVDEKKLLALEEPKAMELFRSGELGWIYSHLISLANINRLANLLASREPDPES
- the tig gene encoding trigger factor; translated protein: MEVTVEETGALDRTITVRVEAEQVNQSLDLELQRLAGSVKLPGFRPGKTPRKHLETRFKDHLAQAVMERLMHEGLNKAVKGQNLRPADDPEFNSEQPVTRGQPFVFTVTMQIMPEVKAEGYREMALTRPVAEVTDADVAAALEQVRERRARYEAVEGRQAASGDQVVLNFKGFVDDEPFPGGEAEGYVLELGSGRFIPGFEDQLIGIAPGENRDVKVSFPESYSAAHLAGKEALFQCSVTEVRTRVLPEIDDALAMAEGITEGGLERLRESIREQLTKRAALATEKRVQRRIHDALVGANPFELPSKIVEREVRAMVAQFKEETVNRGMDPAQHGLNDDMLASGFRETAERRVRLGLLLGAIAKQENMQVDDARVAARLDALAAAYGAQAREFKQWARSDESRMDGIRGAVLEEMVNEWILGNGTVTDETIALDALLTDN